The Spodoptera frugiperda isolate SF20-4 chromosome 25, AGI-APGP_CSIRO_Sfru_2.0, whole genome shotgun sequence genome includes the window aaaataaaaaccatagGCTTTTAGCCTAAAAACGTAGCCTCGGGTGACGTCCTTTGCTATGTCAGGAGACTGTATATGACTGCGCTGGTAAACAAAACTTCTGCCgaaaatgtcaacaaaatgGAAACTATTGGAAAACATCTGTCGCAGGTATAGGCAATATACCTATATGCAGGATAAAGGAACAAATAGAGTTGGTCAAACAAAATGCTCAGTAAAACTGAACTCCCTTTGACATTTCAACGTAAACGTAGCTTCATATTAAGCTACGAAATACTAGTATAAACAGACCGTCATATTTGAGATAAATGTACACAAAGAGGGACCATGATAAAATGGTTATGTATATCTCGATATTTGTACATGTCCAAAGTTGAAAAGTAAAATGCTCTTTAAAGGCAACATTTCGAGGTAATAAATGCGTTGCTTGTAGCGAAGTGCTAATGTTTACCGGCGTTGAAcggttgtatttattttatgcaacaTTACCTACTTTGATTAAAACCCTGGATTTAAAGTCCTTTATGTGCCTTGCAATGACGTAATACGAATATGTTGGTTTGGTCGGACGCAGTTACTATTTGACTTGGTACTCAATGTTGAAACAGTCAgaatcattaaataactgaaATGTTGAAATGTTACGCGTTATGAaccatatttcaatatttcattttgaacaCATGAATTTCTAACGCTCTAACATTTTAGGGCTCCGTACCCAAATGGTAAAACCGGGAACCCTAATAACTACTTCCCTActaattaatagttttaaaaaatgGTATTTAACATTGATTTCATAAACAAGTTTTGTTCATTGACAAATCTGCAACTATGAACCGTAAAGCctggtgaatagaattcaaaggttCCATAGATACAGGAATACCTATGGTAATACATGTTAGAATATGTTCCCAACATGTATTCATCCTTCTTATGTATCTATTCACCCATTCTACCATAATCAATGTTATTCAATACTATTGTATAAACAGGTGTTATTCAATACGTCTGTTGGCTAAGGAGCCTGTCTGTCCGTCCATCTGTCTGTCATCATACTGTATCTTTGATGTCCTGTGATACCTAGACTGTTGAAAGCAAAGCGCACGTATTACTATTATAGTACCGGTTTATTAATTATTGCCCTGTTATCTCCAGATTTCAATCTGTTTCGTAGGTATAATTACtaaaaatcgaaataaaattGGACGCATTCATCCGATTCGGTCGGCTTTTAATTACAGTTCATTTCAATGTAGCGTAAATATGCATGTTATTAAAactatatgaaaatattatcatttcataaaatatcGAGTCGagtagtattaattaattttaatgaactttTCGTACTTATTAAATGTATGAATGTATTTACAaagaatgttaaataaaaagttaatgatGCAAGCCCAAAATTCCTTTTAATGGTATTAAACATATACGGTACTTTAATTTTCAGAATATATTGTCATGGAGTCCGAATTACCTACATTAGAAGACCAATTCTTTGCATTTTCCAAGTTCCGTAATTCCAAATCTGATGGTAGTACTATCACACTATACCAGAGCGACTATTGGTTGCGGCAGGCAAATATATTGGAGGACAGGAGACTGACTATGACTGACACTGGAATCATTTGGcataaatatatgtaagtaaGGACCTGCTTTCTATTGTATTTAATTCTAGGAGACTATTCGACTTGTTTTAGCGTCTCATAAACATGGGAAGTAAAAATACGTGATGACTTGGCCGAGTGTGACCTATGGTGCAATATCAATTACCATctgtctggtgtttcgggtgtccgtcaGCGgctattaggtgatccgtctgctcgtttaccagcttatgtCACAAAAATCCCGGCACCACGCAGTATCtgtttttttaccaattatgtAAAAAGTCCTGTGTGCTGTGCTTGATTTAGTGCTAGCTTATGCACTCCgacattttgttatttgaatGTGCATCTTTTGTTACCTTAGAggactatttttatataaatggaTCTAGCtacgggcagacggatcactagtggatagtaagcaatcggcgaTGTCACCCGTTGCATCAGAGGACTTGAATATTTGTAAaagtgcgtcgccggccttttggggatttgaAGATAGAATGGGGGTGATTTTAGACCTTCAATATGACCGTTACGTTTTGTTTTTCAGTTTTACACATCTAACTTTTGTGGCGTGGTCCGCAATGTTGCAAGAACTTTGTGAGACCAAGGGTTTTGATCTTGACGATGTGTGCGTGCAACTCGTAAGCTGTGGCCTACCAGGGACCGTCCACGTTTTCATACCTCAGTACAGACTGTTTTTCGATACTTATAAATCCAAAAATGCACTAATTAACGTGAAGACAAAAGAACAATTTTACTAATCAGAAATGAATTGtgagtattttaatttgtaattccGCTAAATGCCTAAGGAAGAATGATTACTTAGTTGAGGGGTTTCTatgagaagaaaataaaaaaagttggtGAAGATGTGACAGGGAAGAATGTAAAAGAAATTTTGTGCCGACCTCAAAGTGACCTTAGATAAGGGCAGCAACATGATGATATTGTAATACTTTTATCTCGGGATATTGTGAAGTATATttagattttcttaaaattttcatgtaaaattattgttaaagaaatataagGGACTATTAGTACCGTACTCATAATCACTTTGTTTGACGTTtagtttaattatgttaaacaGTATATTTCATTATGAATGTGTGCATGATTGTTCTCTCCTCATATTCACTATACATTAAGAAgttgtaaatgtatttatttttgtgtctaaTAAACTTGTACCTATAGGTATACAAATAAGTCTTCCTTATTCTTTAATACTTCCCCATTATGTAAGCTTTCTCATTACCATTCTCCCCTTCCCACCTCTGTTACAtcacattttaatataagtaaattgAGTTTTTAAAACTGTATGACGCGTTATCCAATACATTGAAAAACAAGAGCCTCAAACACGTTCGTTAAAAAAATGACGTGGGGTTTAAGTTTTCAGAATAAAAAATGGACGTATTTAATAGTAGTGAAAacacaacattattataaaaaactgtCGATACAGGTTTACTTTGACACGATCGTTGTGTACACAGGATTACAGTTTTTATAAAAGTGTTGGAAAACCTGTGCAAAGCCAGGCAAACAGCATATTGATGGGTTCTTTGTagctttacttttttatgacatcGCGATCGGACACAAAAATGGTTTTGACACTTTTCAACTGTCACAAAATATAACGCGCGTAAACGCTTTGTACCGTCTCTCAAAGCGTTCGTGGACGTGGTATGGCAAACAAAACGCAGACCCCACTCTGTTGCATGGCTGATTTCGAGATATTTAAAAGCTTcgagtttcagttttaattacaattccAGCGCATTTAACGAGTTCGACGTGCTAATTAATACTTCAGTGAAGTACCTTCCACGGTATGTGACGACCACTACATTATTGCTGAAACatgtgtaattaaatattttgaaccgTAAAAGCACGCCACAAAGAGGATGATAAATACCGACGGGATGCGAATGCTTTTTGACGTATTTTCATGTATTGGAAAATGATTGTAAATCGGTGACATTTTGTGGCACCACATGCCACATTGATTGTGTGGTTTTGCCTGCTTGGTGTCACACCGGGCTATTATCACCTTGCTAATAGTGCAATATTTCATGTTGCACTATTATTGCACATTGTTTATCACCTAGTATTTAAACTTTTACGGCTAATTTCAATAACCGCCCTATCTGTAGATTTGTCTACTAGatatagtattttgacataagctccatacaaaatgtttcaaaattCTATTTCCTGTAGGCAaatgtacctacacataaataggatattgaaattggccgttgCTCACATACGTGCGGCCGGAAAACAACTTTTTACATACCTACTCAACTCAACAACTTTTTACATAATGTGAGGTTATTTTTACTTGTTCTTTTAAATTGACCGTAGTGTTGGAAACAGTAAGTTTATGTGGAAAATCAAATAGTTTGCCTATGTTCTACATATTTGTTAGTGGTATCTAATTTTAAGTTAGATTAATTTATATCAGTATTTTGTTACATGGTTTTCTAATATACTAAGTTGGTATAAGATAACAGGTAGAGGCTAAACTAATGATTGCAAAGTTACCGCTTATTTAAGGTGGTGTTTGACATTAGCgttttttcgataaaaaaattaagttttcgGGAAAATATCTTTCGAGGTTTGTTAGTAACTGTTTTATAGTTGCGACTTTGACTATTATTTTAAGAACTAACTATGGTTATTAAATACAGATTTGATGTAAGATTGGTACAAAGTAATAAAACCATTTGAGTTCAATTGTCAATTTTATCATTGATAATTGTTTGAAAATCTTTTTAGATACTAGATAGGTAATTCACTAAGtcatttttaaaaaggaatgattatattataaagattatatgATGAACGATTATATATCCTACTTCTCGAAAGGTAAGCGTATATATTAAACGCTACCCGATGCTTTTGACCACGGCTGAATAGAGAAAGAGAGACAAAAATACTATGAACAACTGGCTCTTTCTAGCGAACATTCGCTTTTATAGGACAATAAAATTGGCGTTGGTTCATATAAAAATGTTCCACCTGTTGCTGAGGCTCGGCTCTTGCTGATTGGGCTACGGCTCGCAACTGTAAGTTTTAGCCAGGACTTCATGCCACTTGTTGAATGAATTCACCAAGTGCCAACCTAGTTGAGTAAACCGAAGGTGTTTCAACTGAAGTAGGTATAACTGCCAAATGGCCATCACGCTGGGAGATAGATTGCGGACTGTGAGAAGGGTATCAATAATATCGAAACTAAGACTCTTCAACTCCTCTACATATTGTTACATTGACTATCAtttgagaaattattatttaatatattatgaggtctctccttctcggcTTTGACCCGGTGAAAATGGTCATCGCGTCTcgcgacccgcaggaaaaacggtgctcattgcctcctactaattattaatttataactctCTCTCTTCTGCTGATTTCTTGAGTATTGACACTGTTTGTGTGGTGTTATTTAATATATGTTATATTAAtgtcaattataatttattaacagataattttatgttgttaatatttgtatagtttttagttatattttaatcatgtatattattatctagCTTTTATATTAAAGTAGAACTTAACAAGATCAAAATACTTTAATGCTTAAGTCAAAAATCTAGAAAGTTAGTGTTCGTTATGGCACTGAAACTTGGTCTCTCACTGTAAATAATGAGATACTCACTATTCGAAATAATCTATATGCGATAACAAAGACCTGTAATATTAAGAGTATTTTACTCGTAATTTTAGATACAAATTCTTACATAAAAAGACGTAACGAATTTATACCCTGTACAAGTAAAGGCGTATAATTATCTCTACTGTTGAACATCTGAACCAATAACTTTGGCGTTTTAACTGCCCCAGATTTATTCTgagtgttaaaaaaatacactgcACTAATGACTCATTCCGTACGTCGTGATTTGTGTTTGTTCAAACAAGCTGCAAGAACATACCtatgttctatatttttttctatttttattacattatacgTGAAAACGTTTTAAGGAAAAACATTGCTCTGGTAAGCATTAGATATTCTTCAATACAAGTCGAATTGTTTTTAGGCAAATATTGAAGGAAAGATACAAAAAGTAAAATTGCGTCGTTGACAAATAAAATGCCATAAACTGACAACGCATATACGGGGTGTTTGTGggatacctacataatatgtatgttagtGTGTTCATTCGCGCCACGCTGGTCGCGAGGTATTCTCTGTTGTAGTTAATTGTGTAACATACACAACCtaacttatttatttgagttttgaACCGCCGTACTTTGAGTCATTTATTAGTTTCTTaaccttagctattgttttcaaaataaaatctttactaaggaatagtttaaataataattaaatgtagtaAGTAATTAGCGATCGTGAGATATCTTCTCTCTAATCTTCGTGTATGTCTTGTTATCATAGTatcttaatagatttttatgagAAATAGACAGAATTGTCTGTTAGTTAGACTCTTAGAAATTAACTCAGATTTTGTGAGTCAGGTCTTTGgtactgaattattttaatttgggcCTTATCAACAGCTGACTTCCGACAAATATTATTGATTTCCATTTATAAGTTTTGCGtcgaaaatgttaattttaatgacgatattttatttaggtttctTGATGGTAAAAGTTTAGTGGTAGGAGTGTCCAGAATAAGTTTTGCCACGTATTAAATTGCGTTAACTTTAATTACGATTTGTGCGAGATCGTAATTGTAATACTTGACaactattctattctatttatgtTGATGGCAAATAGAGCCATGATGACAAATGTCAGTCGATTCTGCCAATGTTGAAAGAACATTGGAATAGCAAGAGTCAGCAGAATTACAGTTCAAGGAACTAGAAATATAATAACTGCATGTGTACACAATACTTGACCACTAGTAGTAAACTCAACACTTCTTtcgaaataatttacaaaatagacCATGTCTTGTGTTTTTGCTCTAGGTCTAACAGCATACttacaataatactttaatactgaactaatttaatattttatcatattgaATAGTCGAAACAATTTAGTTTTGACAAAAGACaatcaaatgtcaaaaaagTCAATAGTTAACAAAGACAAATTTCAAATAAGTTAAAATTCTACATagtcaaaattacttatttcaattagaccaggaagacacttttgaacgtcaaacaaaGTTAAGTCAAGTGTCTCTCTGTTGGCCAGCATATAGATGAAGTATACTCAGTTGACGCCATAAAAATCGTAGTTAACATTAACGCAATGGACTGATTGCCAAAACTCACAATAGGCACTCATGATATGTGGTACTGTGGTTAGTAGGTTCTATTACTAGTTGAGGCACTTACCTTCGGTTAGTAGGTGTAAGGAGTAAGCGTGTTCGGCGCAGTGACTTACCTGCGCGTGCGACGAGGTCCAAGGCATGAGTAGATCTTATTGCTATACTACGTTCTAATATGAAACACAATAATTCTAAGTCTATAAGCAGTTATTATCTATTTTACTCCTCTGAAATTAGTTGTAGATTATCATTAGTAAGATTATACATCATTCTTAGTTATCCTAAGTTCTGTcctaagtttttaattatttatcaagtCCCATTGACCCCCACTATTATTGATCTGTTTGAACTTGAATTTATTCAGAGTATCTATTTCCAAATTCTTGGATACAAGATTACAGAATTTTTAACCGGAAGTCCGAATTGTGGAGTTATACTATCATCTCAATTTAGCAACTTCTAACTCAATTCTTTGCAATACGTTTTTGTTGAGTTTAGTTAAAAACgtattaaatagaaaattggacatgtaggtatgttaaaatttaatattaatgtttctttttcttttaaaatattacccaCGCTAGGAATCAATATTGTATGGTGGGAAGCGTTTATAAGTGCCTCTGGTATAagatactaattaaaatatcccCCTATATTCCCAAAGAACtagaaaacaagaaaatatttgaatatcgaTGAAAGAAGGTAAAATGTACGTACGGGGTTTGAAGTGGTGGTGCGTATCGTTTCCGAAGTGGTCAGGAGTGTCACTGACCCCGATGTATTTCTGGTATCGTTGTGTACATTCTTCGTTTGGAGAAGGGGTGGTATCATTAGGTCGCTTGTTGATAATACCTCCGGCATATGGCAGGCAATCAAAAAAACCGCCGCCACCtaggaaacaacaatttatgttaATACCGCAATACGTAGGAATTGGTAATTGTTTTGCTTAACTTCTCATAAGCCGATATatgtataagacacaatagaaaacacattgcgtctcgcgtggatctgcgtaCCGGTTATACTATACCAAAACCAAAGGTTAAAGTTTTTTctaagaacattttattttttatctgaaGAGGACTCGTCGTATGACTTGCCTTGCCCTAAGTGATGCAAGAGGAAGCAAGACCCTTCTGACTAAAACCTATCAGTTGTACAAACCAATAAAGCCTACTCGCATACAAATCATTCCCTATACATCAATGTATAgggaatgtatgtatgtaggaatATGTATCCATATTCCAAAACAAAGGATTCCAAAccaaatacattttgaaatgtaCCAGGTCTGCCAAACAAATATGCAGGTATTTGCAGCCATAATGCATTCCACATTATGCCAGTTCATATTCCAAGTCTCGTGGTATTCGACGGTCCGATGAATATCAATTTCGATACATTGTTCATTATgtactatatactatatatgtatgtacctatcaACAAAGTCTGGTGAGGAATTTAATAATGGTAGCATTGATATCGCAGCTTGCATCGGATATTTGAAGAGGAATTGTATTAATGCGATATTAATTGTAACTCCAATGAACTGTGAATTTTTGGATTTATGCTCGCTTGTGTGTGTTTATACGAGTAAATATATTTACGTTGTGGTAGTTACTGGTGtctgacgttagcggaggatttgcatgcaacagttttatattggcagtcaaagacttaaccgAGTGAGTCATTATCATCGTTATCGAGACCCTTTTCATGATATTCACGCTTAGCAAGCGCGTTGGAAATCGTAGTTGAGAAGGATCAGATTTATCAGTGTGCATCACATTTCTGATCCATCTCATCTCTTTAATTGCTTTTCCTTGCTACTCAACGACTGCAAAGTTTTATTGTTCTTGCTATGTCGACGActtttgttcgtcgatcgtttTTATTAGATCTTGCTtcgagcatagccctttccgTAGCGCGTTCTTCAAATTACAAAAGGAAATTAAAGATGGTGCCAGACTTAAGCAAGACGTCGGCGATGGTGTccggttaatttttttttttatggtacaagcccgcctcaacctcccataccgctgcaactcctgtaagccagaatctacagtagatacagacatgaaaacaccggaacactgaagtccggcgcgtcccagggaaatgactgtcttggatcccgcaacgaaacacatcagaagatgttattagaggagaaggaAAACAAAGATAGTGTCGGATAATATAGTAATTGTCTAATACTTACAAGACCGCCAAGCAGGTTCATGCTCCTCCAGAGGCAGGTTCGCGCCATAGCTGATGTCTACCCTCCTTGCTTCTGTAACTGCATCCAAAGTATTTATCCAGACACCTTGGCAGACTTTCGAAAGCTTTCAAGATCTATCTCCAGACCAGACTGACACTGACTGATACTGTCTTTGTTCCTTTATTTAATTAGGTTCCAAGTTTTGTGGTGTTTCTTTGAAACATGCTATTAAAATGTTAGATAGTAATGAATATGGATAGTATGAGAAATCTAATGTTGTTCATCGAGatttttacattaaatcaactatatagttaatttaatatactttaatTGGATAGAAAACCCAAttatttgtgtataaaaaataactataacattttatttgaataaatttttcatggttatcttagaaaattttaatttaatattttacagaattaatttaatatttgcagaaaaaaaaatatttgcagaaTTTCTGTCAAAAAATTAGATCGATCCAGAGATTTTGGATCAGAAGTTCGATTTTTAATTTCGACAATAATGAACAAGGGCCTTTTCACACACTCCGGTGTCCGGCAACCGATTGCCGGGTGACCGGTAACAAAGTGTATAGTCAATATTTTAGCTTTCACACATTAGTACGATCTTTTCGACGTAGGTACAATTACAACCGGGTATCTTACATCGGCTACCTGGTTACTGAAACTTGTGAAagatattatattctatacttagtcagtcagtcagtctggACTTTATACCAAGGCGTCTGGATAACGAACCTGTAACAAAGAAATCAATAAGTAACTTTGAACTCATTGTATCGACATAATATGCAATTAGGTATATCTTATtagttttcgaaaattcttcTGTGATAGTAATAAGTTTGGATTTGTGGCCATAGCCCCACCCCATACCCCTGTAGGATTAGACTCATGACATAACTGGTGAATCCGTTTATTCCATTGAACATTTTGAACTACTGTCTCTACCGTCGGATTTTGTAATGGGtcggccactatctcgcctgatggtaagcgatgttACGGCCcacaatggagcacgtctgcccataagcaatctatacactcgggccttgaagacaccgaAGCGAAGTGAACCCACCCAGATACCCTTTGGGGAACAAAGATTCTGGCAAAGAGTTCCACCCATTTTGGGCTCGTACAGATTTATTTAAGTTCCAAATTAGTCTATCCATACATTCCAAAGTGCCCATTCAGGTTCTATTCTAGTACTATATAAGATTAATTGTATACCAATATCAAATCGCCCCCCTCGCTCTGcagcatggcttgaaccaacgccggacgcgagaggtcgccgtcgccgaccacatccctaaggacacggcggtgctcagctcATGAGCAGGGCATATcgccaccgtgtcctccgggcgatCCTTGCAGTGATGACACCCAGGCGTTTCCttccgcccaatcagaaacaggaacctatcGAAACTCctatgtccggtaagcacctgcgtcaggcggtaggcggtaggagatcgtgcgatatccggatcacatcccagagggtcatccCTCCGGGACGTGatcagcgcccgagctggccgccgcatcaggttcggcgcccatacaggggcgccgtagagggccatggaccgcacgatctcTTCGTACAACCTTCGGCAGGTGGCATTTGACCTctcgaggttgggcaggagtcgcttaagcgcagcccccgtttgttccaacttaggagccaatgTTCCATGAAGTCCCATCGACTGTCGAAGGCGAGTCCTAGGAGTACCCAGCGCGGGCCTCTGAGCGGCGGGTCCTTGTCGCCCGGATCGGGCGAAATTTGTCTTTGTCAGCAGTAGTTAAGGCTATGTTGGCAGAGATCAAAAATCGGAGGGAAGTGGcttccttttgtgagactgtaataTCATACCACGGTCTTatggaaaaccgacgtgaaaccacgcttgcgttatttgtcgttgtgtaagtgaggttaccggattcCCAATTATCGCCagtcccaatcttcctaatccccgattccccaaccctttaatttctaactcccaaaaggccggcaacgcacttgtaacgcttctaatgttttgggtgtctatgagcggcggcgaccatcagtaagtaaaaataatatgatgtaTAATGCATTGAGAAAATATAACAGTTGCTATAGATATGCTGAGAGATAGCGGAGACGTACTTGTAGACTCGTAGACTATCTTCGAGTACGTCTCCGCTATCTTAGCCAGGTCGTCTCACTATTTTATTTGCTGTTTATTAAAGCTTCTTTGTGACGGCGTTTTCTTTTCATTAAATAGTATTAGTTACGTGAAACTGAAAACTCACTTCAGACTTAATCCTCATCTTGATCCTGGATTGTAAACGTAGGTACGTACCTATCAAGGCAGTTCCCTTTAAGAAAATGAACCGGGTTTTATTGCAAAGCATTTAAAATGCAGAACTCAGGCAACTTAAACGGATCTGATATTAAACTTTTACACGGCTTCTAAACGTTTCTCGTTTTCTATCAAATATCCCACTTATAAGCTTGGGAGATTTTTATTGCAATCATTTTTATTGCAGCATAACTTTGCCACGCTCTTTCAA containing:
- the LOC118265679 gene encoding tubulin polymerization-promoting protein homolog is translated as MESELPTLEDQFFAFSKFRNSKSDGSTITLYQSDYWLRQANILEDRRLTMTDTGIIWHKYIFTHLTFVAWSAMLQELCETKGFDLDDVCVQLVSCGLPGTVHVFIPQYRLFFDTYKSKNALINVKTKEQFY